One window of the Puntigrus tetrazona isolate hp1 chromosome 13, ASM1883169v1, whole genome shotgun sequence genome contains the following:
- the sh2d4ba gene encoding SH2 domain-containing protein 4B yields MMQQILRDMFVDPELLAELNEEQKQILFYKIRQEQVRRWTEHESQEGSWERPLTKERDENRKSVQWLQGRDGEVWVWVMGDAPGDKSYEMIVKELMEERARRQAQLEAQELWRKKEEEIKQKFRDAITKEKARLVAGKWKEEAEDRKAAKQEEERIREKLKKQEEEERQREEEEIRRAEEKRAKELYMSLEQEQKRSEQRDKEWEEQLRRSKEADEEMTRKARWARDEYKRQSLRAIEKGHVAGLSGHFQKQSHRRHSTFIEPSVSPVSGNEVRPRPGLQRAEPPLYRRRQSRRHSTTAAQPLMDSPAWMQTPRPSSREMVILWFTEEQKPKQAGHERNSNAIAPWFHGIISREDSETLLMNAAEGSFLVRVSERIWGYTLSYRTASGFKHFLIDASGDYYSFLGVDQNRHATLADLINFHKEEIITTTGKELLLEACKRTGPSVDFGGLFL; encoded by the exons ATGATGCAACAGATCTTGAGAGACATGTTTGTAGATCCAGAGCTTCTGGCTGAACTAAATGAGGAGCAGAAGCAGATTCTTTTCTACAAAATACGTCAGGAGCAGGTGCGACGATGGACAGAGCATGAAAGCCAAGAAGGAAGCTGGGAAAGACCCCTGACCAAGGAAAGAGATG AAAACAGAAAGAGTGTACAGTGGCTGCAGGGAAGAGATGGCGAGGTTTGGGTCTGGGTAATGGGGGACGCCCCTGGAGACAAATCATATGAGATGATTGTCAAAGAGTTGATGGAGGAGAGAGCCAGGCGACAGGCTCAGCTAGAAGCCCAGGAGCTATG gcgaaagaaagaagaagaaataaagcaaaagtTCAGAGATGCCATCACAAAGGAAAAAGCACGCTTAGTTGCAGGAAAGTGGAAGGAAGAAGCTGAGGACAGGAAGGCAGCAAAACAGGAGGAGGAACGGATACGGGAGAAACTAAAG AaacaagaggaagaggaaagacAGAGGGAAGAGGAGGAGATACGGCGTGCAGAGGAAAAAAGGGCGAAGGAGCTATATATGTCCCTTGAGCAAGAACAAAAAAGAAGCGAACAACGTGACAAAGAGTGGGAGGAACAAT tACGTCGCTCCAAAGAAGCTGATGAGGAGATGACAAGAAAGGCTCGCTGGGCAAGAGATGAGTATAAGCGTCAGTCACTTAGGGCTATAGAGAAAGGTCATGTAGCTGGCTTGAGTGGCCATTTCCAGAAACAATCCCACCGGAGACACAGCACTTTCATTGAACCATCTGTTAGTCCTGTTTCTGGCAATGAAGTCCGTCCCAGGCCCGGCCTTCAGCGTGCAGAACCCCCTCTGTACCGGCGAAGACAAAGCCGCAGACATAGTACAACAGCAGCACAACCACTAATGGACAG CCCCGCATGGATGCAAACACCACGGCCCAGTTCCAGGGAAATGGTTATTCTCTGGTTCACTGAAGAGCAGAAACCAAAACAAGCGGGACACGAACGGAATAGCAACGCTATCGCACCGTGGTTCCACG GTATCATCTCCCGAGAGGACTCAGAGACACTGCTTATGAATGCTGCCGAGGGCTCTTTCTTGGTACGGGTCAGTGAGAGGATATGGGGCTACACACTGTCCTATCGCACAGCCAGCGGTTTCAAGCATTTCCTTATCGATGCTTCTGGGGACTATTACAGTTTTCTGGGTGTGGATCAAAACCGTCATGCCACCCTCGCCGACCTCATCAACTTCCACAAG GAGGAAATCATTACAACCACAGGGAAAGAGCTGCTGCTGGAGGCCTGCAAGCGGACTGGGCCCTCTGTGGACTTCGGAGGGCTTTTCCTGTGA
- the tspan14 gene encoding tetraspanin-14 produces the protein MHYYRYENAEVSCCYKYLMFSYNIIFWLAGTAFIAIGFWAWSEKGVLSDLTQVTRLHGFDPVWGVLVVGTVTFILGFAGCVGALRENICLLKFFSGVIGFIFFLELTAAVLAFVFQGQVREWINDFFLANVKAYREDIDLQNLIDSLQKLNHCCGAKDPNDWNLNVYFNCSTDNPSRERCGVPFSCCISDPADTVVNTQCGYDIRMSATPSHWSNTIYVKGCMMALEEWLPRNLYIVAGVFIVISLLQMVGIFLARTLIGDIEKVKFNYY, from the exons ATGCACTATTACAGATATGAAAACGCAGAGGTCAGCTGTTGCTACAAATACCTCATGTTCAGttacaacattattttttgG CTGGCTGGAACAGCATTCATTGCAATTGGCTTCTGGGCCTGGAGTGAAAAG GGTGTTTTATCGGATCTGACACAAGTTACACGTCTACATGGTTTTGACCCAGTTTGGGGGGTGCTTGTTGTGGGCACAGTCACTTTCATTTTGGGATTTGCTGGGTGTGTTGGAGCTCTCAGGGAAAACATCTGCCTCCTTAAGTTT TTCTCTGGAGTCATCGGCTTCATCTTCTTCCTGGAGTTGACGGCTGCTGTGTTGGCGTTTGTGTTCCAGGGCCAAGTTAGGGAATGGATCAATGATTTCTTTTTGGCCAATGTAAAGGCTTACAGGGAAGACATTGACCTGCAGAATCTGATTGACTCTCTCCAGAAACTG AATCATTGCTGTGGAGCTAAAGACCCCAACGACTGGAatctaaatgtgtattttaactGCTCAACTGATAACCCCAGCAGAGAGAGATGTGGAGTGCCCTTTTCCTGCTGCATCAGCGACCCTGCT GATACAGTGGTGAACACGCAGTGCGGATATGATATTAGAATGTCTGCCACACCG TCTCACTGGAGCAACACCATTTATGTCAAAGGATGCATGATGGCTTTAGAGGAGTGGCTTCCACGCAATCTGTACATTGTGGCTGGAGTCTTCATAGTCATATCGTTGCTACAG ATGGTGGGAATCTTCTTGGCAAGGACACTGATTGGAGACATTGAAAAAGTAAAGTTTAATTATTACTGA
- the mxtx1 gene encoding mix-type homeobox gene 1 has protein sequence MWKDSIDASAKTSGSGAVARSASRRKRTSFSKEHVELLRATFETDPYPGISLRESLSQTTGLPESRIQVWFQNRRARTLKCKGGKKPLWQSESPYSAMQNSPLQLHSSNSNNSESGAGVGPLCTPPPAYPNHIKEEMERDGLYGCDTPSSLSVGDDSGYCTPSYGHHQARAVNSHCSPPLLSPEHQIPSNWANRHDRRSPMSSTWNSYHLDAYGCNPTSIQGFFYSPSEKRNSLQPLTPVTPDSGCWEGGLERTPPAADNPDVQRMEESRIHHGPLPELPALSLQEILGELQGDWWQGEGLNSQSSEDKHVYG, from the exons ATGTGGAAAGACAGTATCG ACGCATCTGCTAAAACATCTGGAAGCGGTGCTGTAGCAAGAAGCGCAAGTCGCAGGAAGAGAACAAGCTTCTCAAAGGAACATGTTGAGCTTCTCCGTGCCACATTTGAGACAGACCCTTATCCAGGAATCAGCCTCAGAGAGAGTCTCTCCCAAACTACAGGCCTACCGGAGTCTCGCATACAG GTATGGTTTCAGAATAGGAGGGCTCGCACGTTGAAATGCAAGGGTGGAAAGAAGCCGCTGTGGCAGTCCGAATCACCGTATAGTGCAATGCAGAATTCGCCGCTTCAGCTACACTCTTCTAATAGCAACAACAGCGAGTCTGGTGCAGGTGTCGGGCCTTTGTGCACTCCACCACCAGCGTATCCCAATCACATTAAGGAAGAAATGGAAAGGGATGGACTTTATGGATGTGACACTCCATCTTCCTTGTCAGTCGGCGACGATTCCGGCTACTGCACCCCTTCATACGGACACCATCAGGCCAGAGCCGTGAACTCTCACTGCAGCCCTCCTTTGCTGAGCCCAGAGCATCAGATACCTTCAAACTGGGCTAACAGGCATGACAGGAGGTCACCTATGAGCTCCACGTGGAATTCATATCATCTTGACGCCTATGGCTGCAATCCCACCTCCATCCAAGGCTTTTTTTACTCTCCGTCTGAAAAACGCAACAGCCTTCAGCCGCTGACCCCTGTTACCCCAGACTCGGGCTGCTGGGAGGGTGGTTTGGAGAGAACTCCTCCAGCCGCAGATAACCCAGACGTTCAGAGGATGGAGGAAAGCAGGATTCACCACGGGCCTCTGCCTGAGCTGCCGGCCCTGTCCCTACAGGAGATCCTGGGAGAGCTGCAAGGAGACTGGTGGCAGGGTGAAGGACTAAACAGCCAATCTTCTGAGGACAAGCACGTGTATGGCTGA